The Telopea speciosissima isolate NSW1024214 ecotype Mountain lineage chromosome 11, Tspe_v1, whole genome shotgun sequence genome includes the window CAAGATCCTAAAATTTTTATGGCCAACTGCATGGTCAGCAAAAATTTTAGAAATGAACTCCACTGCACTCAACCCAGCATTCTCAGAATGAGTTCTAGATACCATTTTAATGCTTTCAGAGATTTTGCTTTAGTGTCGTACTGGTTTAATCTGTagaaaagcaaaagagaaaaaaagatcGAGCTAAACCCACATCAGTTTGCCAGTCATGGTTGAACTGAATCTGCTGAAGAGTTCGGGCCAAATCCTGAAGAAAGTTAAAAAACACTGTTTGATGAATATAGATACAAGATAGGTGAAAATTGGAGGTTCGGAATCATAGCCATGGCTAGTAGCTTTGAGCTAGGAATTTTGTATGTAGAGTTGGGGGATAAAATTGCATCTTGTCTCAAACTAGGAGAATACCACATGACCAGTAGCTCTACATAAAGTGTTGTCTGTAGAGATGGTTTTCACATTGTGTTTAGTCTGTGAAAAGGTAGAAAAATCAGTTAAACATATGTGAAGATTCAATTAAGATGCTGAGTCCTAAAATATGCAGCAATCCATTACCTTTCCAAAAGCATATCTAAAAGCATGGGTGATCATTTTGATCCAGATTGATGGACTAGTCCAAACTCCAGACATGAGTCAAGCTGAATCTGGTCTGATGTGCTGCTACTAGCAGAGGGGCTCAGCTGTATCATCACTGATCCTAGGGTGAAGAACTAAGGAGCTCCATCAGAAAAAGGATAAGCTTACCACATCATTATGCTGAAAGACTGAAGTCCCAAGCAAAAAAATATGCAAATAGAAAATCTTCTTTATGTATGATAAATGCAAGACTTTCCAGATTcaccaatttaatcccttatcGCAATGCAAATAGCAGAATGAGGGCTCTAAAGAAATTGCAGAAGGCAAGAATTTGTACTTGTCAAAGTGTCACACTCATTCTTAGTTTGATCAATATGGGTTAGCGTACGTCAATTCAGATGCACCTCTTTAACTTTAGCTACTTAACTCTAATTGCATGGGCAAAGAAAAATGTTTAACCCAATCTTTCTTGTCATTGAATAATGGAATTACAACAAAATGCAACAAATAACAAATATTTATCAGAAAATAATTGACAAAGAAGATGTATTAATGCTCCCTTAAATAACTGGCATAACTTAAAAAccaacaagaaacaaaaaatgaaagaaaaagtatatatgggaagaagtttttttttttttttaaaaaaggacTTACCTATAGTCATATATTTCAGAGAATTGAAGccaggggggggaggggaaaggagtgagagagagaaaggactGCTCACCATGAATATTGACAGGGTTGACCATGAGTAGCAAAGAACCATTCTCTTAACCATATAGAGTACTACAccataaaatttaattaaaaatatataaccAAAATTACATGCATATATAGCCCACAACTAGGATTACATTATTCCAATTATTAGTCAAACTCAAAAAGCCCTACTAGGAGTCTAACTTGGAATTTGACAAACTAATAATTATAAACCTCATCACAAACCAACTTGGGAAGGGGAAAAGTAGCTGACTTACTTAATACTTCTAggactcaaaaaaaaaaaaaaaaaaaaaaatccaactccTGAACTGAGGCACTCATTATGActtaaaacagaaatttaaagaAATAGCTACAACATGTACATGCTATAAATAGTAAGACCTAAAAAATAGTAGATCTTGGATTactaaaaaaaggaaagttcTTCTTCGCAAGATAAAAAATGATCCACATTATCGGAAAACAGTGAGAACCTTAtgacttgaaaattttaaaccaCCATTAGTCAAAATAAAACTTCACAAAATGACACCAAAATACCCACTGGCCACTTGTCCTGAGATATGGATATTCTTGCAGACACAGAATTTAAGAATTAAGTAAGATATCTTTATAGTGCTCAAATTGAATGCCTCGTAATGAAACAAATATTTGTGTACTCTTTGACTCTGCTGACATCCCATTTCCGTATACAGATGACAATTATTGAGACTAACAATATTCTAACAGTGTGTcttgggaagaaaaaaaaaaaaaaagataatctCTAATAGCACATCATTCCTTCAGAGTTGGAAGAACATCTAGAGGGAACAAGAAGTCGCTGAAGTAAATGATATGAAAGGCAAGAACTATGCTTTTCAAGAGGCAATATTCTATATTCTACATTAGATTCATGGAAAAATAGACATCACCATTTACTCAGAGAAGGACTACTGTCAAGATTTTCAGCAACAAGAAATCATTGCAATGATTTTTCCTCACTCTACAACATAGAATCCTATATAAAAAATTACACGCATTCTAAGAACAGTGAACTCTACAACATAGTATCCTATCTAAGAAATTAAAAGCATTCTAAGAACAGTAAACTCCCACTGATGGTGGAAAGCTGCTTGCATTTGTAAGAGATAGGTAAGGGCATCAATGGAACTGGAACTTCGTGTATTCATACTTGCCTCCCAGAAGGAGGGCTTATGTACACCCAAAGCAAAGAAATAATGAGTGATAGCAATCCAGACCATACAAATACTATTGTGGGGActttccctcttttccccatCAAGCCCTTGGCAAATGGATAGAGATGGCACAGGACCCAAAAGCTGAAGAATACCCCACCTAGGAGCTTGCTCCACTGTGGAAATGGGCTGTACATGGTCCTTGCCACCCCGACTGCAATAGCTACTATGTTCACCATCATAATTGTGATTGGTAAGACCATCAGGAAGCTCCACTTCACTATATATAGCTCTGCAAActcatcatctccatcatcaGGTGTCGAAGATTTGGATGTCAATGTGAATGATGTATCAACTCCTGCAATTAACTTTAGTAGGCCTTGTAACACTGCAGCTGGGTGAGCGCTGGTTCCACCAATCAACCAAAATTGTTCGTTCCGCCACCAGTCATGAAGAGTGATCCCAGACCACCTTATCTCAAGGATGGCAAGCAAGCATAAGGTGACTGTGATCACCAACAAATATGTAAGAAAGGTCACATTGAGGGACTCTACTATGAACTGCCCTGTGAAGAGGGACATTGCTGGCAGAAAGCAGTATACAAGAAGGAAGAATGACGTGAAGGGGTATATCCCAACGTTGAAGTAGGCCACCTTCTGCAAGAATTTCATCCGTCGGGAAGCAAAGAGAGCATTGTTTCGGGAGAAGAAGATCTCAACAGAGCCAGTAGCCCATCGGAGTACTTGGTGGAGCCTGTCAGTCAGATTGATAGGTGCCGTCCCTCTGAATGCATCACGCTTGGTGACGCAGTACACTGATCTCCATCCCCTGTTGTGCATACGGTAACCTGTAACAACATCTTCTGTTACAGAACCATAAATCCAACCCACCCTACTTCCCCACTCTGTTTTGTCCTCGTAGAAGCAGGATATCACACTAATTGCCTCTGCCACTGACGCAGTGTCTAAGGGCTCTCGAGGTACTGCAAGAGAACCAGCAGGCCTGCATTGACTACCTTTTCCTTGCAAATCTTGAAGCAACCTTCCTTGATATTCTGCTACAGGGATTGAAGCTACAAGAGTTGTAGAGTTTCCAAACCTCATTGGAAGAAGCAGAGATTCAATATCTCCATCATCATCTTCGTCATTGTgttcaccattgattggcaaaaCCATCTCatctgttttcttctttgccACTTTGCCTGGTCTTCTAAGGGATAGCTTCATTTTCCTTCTTCCGAACCACCCATGATGTTCTGTTGCCCTTGGAGGACTAACGCCATAAAGAGCAATTCTACGGAAAATGCAACCAGTCCCCACATACATTGGACCCTGCAACCCATCCAGTGCCCTCATGCTCACGTCGAAGAACACAGTATTGTGGTTTGCATAACGGTCATTTGGATCAATACCTTCAAACCTCTGTGGGAATTGGACAAAGCAAATTCTGTCGCCACCCCTGTCAAGCATGAAGCACATCCCTTCCCTGAGGGCTAAGGAATTGTATATGTAGTGGTCACAGTCAAGGTTGAGTATAAATGGGCCATTTGACATGATTGCACTCGTTCGAACCAGAGCATTCATGGCCCCTGCTTTCTTGTTGTGATCATAGCCTGGTCTTTTCTCTCGAGACACATATACCAGCATCGGCAATCTGATATCCACTTCAGTGGTATCACATGGATTCTCCTCATCTGCTTCGGCACCCATTACTGGTTCCGAATTTGGTGGAGCTAGCATTGCCTGCAGAAAAGCATTGGTTGAGTTATTGCAGCCCAATTATAACAAGAATGTTACAAAATAATTATAGATGCTAGTGAGGAATACCTGAATTATACCCGCATGATCCCCTCTTGAATGGTCATTCCCTGCAGATGACCATGTCCCCGGCCAATGAACCCCATCAGACATCCATGTAGCCTTTGGGACCTTGAGCGGTTCAGAGGGATTGCCCCCCATTTCCATCTGTTTTCTCTTTGCTTTTAGCTCTTCATTGGAATTATATGCTTCAGACCTCTTCCTTATTGAGTCAGGTAGGGAGTTTATCCTCACCTTGAACTCATCatattctctcttcatccaTCTTCTTTCCCTGACAAAATCTACCCGGATTTTGTTCTTGAGGAAGTCACGTTTCTGCCCAAAGTATGCCTCAGGATTTCTTGGTTCTATTCCATGTTTCCTGCAGAAAGGAACCCATATCCTTGCAAAGCTCGCAGTCTCTGCAAGAGCTTCAAATGTCAGGAGTGATCCTCCATCATCTGATAGATAACAAGCAAGCTTTTCCACGGGATAATCAACAGCAAGGATTGAGAGAATGGTGTTTGCAGTTACAAGAGGAGGTTCTTTTTCTGGATCTGCTGTGGATACAAAAACATCAATCCCTGGAAGATCAGATCTTCCTTTGGGATTCCGAAGGCTCGGGGATTCAAAACGGTCTTTCAAAACAGAGAGATCAGTAACTCTGTTCACAGGGCAGAGCTTGGGGAGCTGGTCTAGAAGCCATGACAAGGCAAACCAGAGTTCACAAGTAACTGACATCCCCCATAACCACATTGCCTCATGGTTGGGATGTCTAATTCTCCAAGTAAGAAAGAAACCAAGTGCAACAAGACGAATCGCCATAAGCAACCTGTACAGGAAAATCATATATGAATTGTAGAAATCTGATGCAACCATTCCAACCATGTACTGATTTCTAATGCACAACAGAAATTTAGTGCTGACATGACGAAAACTGAAAGTTCTACTCTTGATATGCATCTATTGATACTGAAAATGAAGCCATCCCAAACCAAATAAGACTGATTTCTAACGCATAGTACTAAGCTGGtatgaaataaggaaaacaTAAAGTTCTCTGTTCTTACTCTCACCTGTATGGACTGAGAATTGCAGTAGAAACCGACACCTTCCGGGTCAGAGGCCTCCTGCTTCTTTCTCCAAAATTAGGTGGATGTTCGAACCCATTAACCCCAGATCCTCCACCATATCCATCTTTGGGCCAGACTGCATTTCCATACCCATATGTCCCCTTTGTTTCATAAAGCCAGCAGTTATGATCAAATTCCGAAGGATGATTGTGGGCTTTGAATGATTTCACAAGCGAAAGCCTCCCATCCATCATTGAGGGTAGTGGACGAGCCTGATCGTATGTTTCAGATCTGGCTTCATCATAATCGTCAGGCACATCCATGTACGGCTCCTTACATCCGGGGCAATTGTCTCCATTTCCAATGCAATCCAGATAACAGTCCCTGCAAATTTTGTAACCACAATCGCATGGAACTCTCCCATCACCTTGCAACGCTTCACCGTCACAACCATTCATGCCGCATATCATTGCCATGGATTTCACCATTTCAGGAAGGTCAGATGAGCACTCTGTAACATGCCCACGAGTCACCGAGTTGAAACCGCCAGTGAAGATGGTACCTGAGATGTAACTCCTATTGGGTTTTCCTGGGTCTTTAGCATCTTCATCAGGGAGGGAACTTAGAGATGAGCTCATGGGCTGGTGTTCTGGGGTTGTTGGGATGTGAACAGTATAGTTCACAAACTCTGAGCTCACTTGTTTGGCATCGTCTTTAGAGATGGAGCAATATTTTCCATTTCCACCAGTTGAAGCTCGCCTTTCGCTACTTGAAGCTCTGTTTCCTCTGCTACTGAGAGGGGAATTCTGATTGTTTGAGAGTGAAAAACGTGGGACTGGGCTTGTCAAGCCCACGCCTCTAAAACCTCCTCCCTTACCTCCTGAAGAAGAAACTGTAATGGTCACaggagaggaaggggaagaaacCTTCTGAACCATTTTCTGTCCACTTTACAGTACCCTTCAAGTTAGAACTAGAGAACAAGAACAGATCAGTGGGCAGAAGAAACCTCTCAAGTCAGACCAGAGAGGAGAGAAGTTGAGGAGGTAAACATGGTTTAAGCGGCTCTTTCCTTCTTTCGAAGATATAAGTTGGGGTCTTCGCAAATCGCAACGGtcgaaaatttgaatttttagtGCAAAAGGAGTCACGAGAATAATTAAAAAAGGAGAGGTTTTGGAGTAGCCAGTAAAAGGAGTAATGAAAATCCAAATGCGAATGGTGTTGACTTTTGACAACGTTCGATTAATCTGGACGGTTCATAATCCTTAATCTGGAAAATCTGACGGTAGTCTCTCTTCTTCAAACGTTCGGTTTCAGTGCTTCAGTAGCTAACGTTGCGGATCACTGTGAAGGACGGCAACGCCGGGTCAGGGTGGGTTGTGACTGGTGACTCGTGAGGTGTTATTTGAAGGTtttctttggtatgatttatatttctatttatttaataatttatatttttgcAGGCATTTAGTATGATTTATGCTCCTTATTTCTATGTgataaaaactaaaagaaataaaaaagtacaaatagaAACAAGACCAAAGATCAAAATAATTTGTAGTTGTGGCATACGGTCAAGACCCCTGAGgcccccgtttgtttagagggaaaGGTGGAATGGAATTGTTTGGAAAATGAGATCCACATATTGAtggaaatgttgaggtaaaATTACTTTTCTCATGAATGGTAACCAAAATCACAAAGGAGTTAgattttgaagtgtcacatTAACCAATAAAACAATTAATGATGTTCCTTGAGTTTTTATAAGGTCACCATcccaaattaaccaaacaagatccaggtgggattttgaagtgtcacatCGACATTTTTCCACCACACCTAAGTCCCGTCTAAACAAATAGGGCTGAAAGTCTCAACTAAAACCGTTGGCCTCTAGAAAAGCTCCAATTCTCAGGTCACTAAACTAGGATGTCAAACCTTAAGGTAAACCGGTCAAACCAATAGAACAAACCCGAACAGGACCAAAATGATTCCCTGCCGGCCTGCTGGACCCTAAATAGTCCTCATATTTGActctttttccttctatttaCTCGTCATTTTCATACTTGCACCATTAGCTTATCTTGGATTTACATCTAATTAACTCGTATTTCTAATAGTgaaatttttctatttgttcCTCATgcacatgtctttttttttttttggtagaaattccTCATGCACATGTCATATTCAACTTCAAGAGCAGCAACAAGGGAAGAAATACATGAGAACTGTCGATCCAGGGTTTGCCCTGGTGGTTCGCTACTTCCTTGAGAGAACTACGTCAAGAGCTTGAttggtggttcaagtctccttagcgacacCTAGTTCACATTtatttgctttccaagaagtggagcctttgggtaccatatttgacccctcGTGGGTCCTTTCCTTGTCTCCTCGTGGGGCCCTGATGGTGTTGATGTCTGGTCCGCCCTTGAATTGCACAAAAAAAACGCAGAAAACCTTAATAGTACAATCATCAAAGAAGATAGGTAACCATCACCTACCATGTATGAACCTATATTTGTATTACCTGCTAaagttgttgttttttttttttttttggtagaaagaaattttattgcAACGGGGGACAAGTTGAGCACAAGGCATCTTGGTTACATAATTCCaagagccaaggagtggaagaCTGCCAAATTGTCCTACTTGTCAAGGACAGGGCTCTCCTGGCTAGGGTGTGAGCAATAGTGTTAATCACCTTAGGAATGCAAGCAAAAATACAAGAGTTGAATTGTCAGCCATAGTCCTAATATCATGGAGAACTCCATCCAGCTCCAAGGGGTACTGTGAGAATTGCCATTGAGCAACCTGATGACTGTGTCAATGTTTGACTCAATAATAATCTCAGAGAGTTCATGCTCCAACGCCCAAAGTAAACCCAGCCGAATAGCAGCTGCTTCGCCAAAGTTTACACTAGAGAACTCCATCCTATCAAAGATTGCAGCTACAGGATCACCCAAATAATTCCTTGCAACAAAATCGATTCCTCCCAAGTTGGTATTCGCCAGTGTCGCGGCATCATAGTTCAGCTTGATGAcctggtgggggggggggttgccaCGCCTGAAGCAAAGTTGTTTGATCTTCCTCCAACCGAGTACCACCCTCATACCCATAACGGATCTCTTCCAATTCATGCCAAGCCTTCTGAGCTTTGGAAACAACATC containing:
- the LOC122646408 gene encoding cellulose synthase-like protein D5, with amino-acid sequence MVQKVSSPSSPVTITVSSSGGKGGGFRGVGLTSPVPRFSLSNNQNSPLSSRGNRASSSERRASTGGNGKYCSISKDDAKQVSSEFVNYTVHIPTTPEHQPMSSSLSSLPDEDAKDPGKPNRSYISGTIFTGGFNSVTRGHVTECSSDLPEMVKSMAMICGMNGCDGEALQGDGRVPCDCGYKICRDCYLDCIGNGDNCPGCKEPYMDVPDDYDEARSETYDQARPLPSMMDGRLSLVKSFKAHNHPSEFDHNCWLYETKGTYGYGNAVWPKDGYGGGSGVNGFEHPPNFGERSRRPLTRKVSVSTAILSPYRLLMAIRLVALGFFLTWRIRHPNHEAMWLWGMSVTCELWFALSWLLDQLPKLCPVNRVTDLSVLKDRFESPSLRNPKGRSDLPGIDVFVSTADPEKEPPLVTANTILSILAVDYPVEKLACYLSDDGGSLLTFEALAETASFARIWVPFCRKHGIEPRNPEAYFGQKRDFLKNKIRVDFVRERRWMKREYDEFKVRINSLPDSIRKRSEAYNSNEELKAKRKQMEMGGNPSEPLKVPKATWMSDGVHWPGTWSSAGNDHSRGDHAGIIQAMLAPPNSEPVMGAEADEENPCDTTEVDIRLPMLVYVSREKRPGYDHNKKAGAMNALVRTSAIMSNGPFILNLDCDHYIYNSLALREGMCFMLDRGGDRICFVQFPQRFEGIDPNDRYANHNTVFFDVSMRALDGLQGPMYVGTGCIFRRIALYGVSPPRATEHHGWFGRRKMKLSLRRPGKVAKKKTDEMVLPINGEHNDEDDDGDIESLLLPMRFGNSTTLVASIPVAEYQGRLLQDLQGKGSQCRPAGSLAVPREPLDTASVAEAISVISCFYEDKTEWGSRVGWIYGSVTEDVVTGYRMHNRGWRSVYCVTKRDAFRGTAPINLTDRLHQVLRWATGSVEIFFSRNNALFASRRMKFLQKVAYFNVGIYPFTSFFLLVYCFLPAMSLFTGQFIVESLNVTFLTYLLVITVTLCLLAILEIRWSGITLHDWWRNEQFWLIGGTSAHPAAVLQGLLKLIAGVDTSFTLTSKSSTPDDGDDEFAELYIVKWSFLMVLPITIMMVNIVAIAVGVARTMYSPFPQWSKLLGGVFFSFWVLCHLYPFAKGLMGKRGKVPTIVFVWSGLLSLIISLLWVYISPPSGRQV